One Cytobacillus luteolus genomic window carries:
- a CDS encoding S8 family serine peptidase, which translates to MFKRITTVLLVLLFVFSSSISFASSGLTPLQLDIQKPELQKTNLLATDLQDIDPNKEVRIIIELDGDAPVETATKKGVKYDNLSKGERKQLEKAAKDKQKAAKDKIKGKNVDIEYLQEFNAIVNGFSAKVKYGEIAKIKEVSEVKGVYLATEYTLPTDSPDMKYSKELVQAQQAWRDFGYTGEGMVVGIIDSGLDPAHKDFLLTNPSAAKLSEDRVNEVKAEFDLPGKYINEKVPYAYNYMDKNDVILDTNADTGMHGMHVGGTVAANGDEENGGIKGVAPEAQLLALRVFGNNVATTYGDIYIKAIDDALKLGADVLNMSLGSTAGFVDASSPEQQAVKRAVDNGVVMSISAGNSTYFGNGFFYPYASNPDYGLTGSPSVSYDSTSVASFENTYMDVDAIGVKVGDADVEKVMFLSAGQTAPSGGPFELVHAELGNPADFEGKDFKGKYALIQRGAIGFVDKTLNAQAAGAAGVIIYNNASGTVNMATDAAINIPQLFMLKADGDRFAAALKEGKAVSVNFGGDKMTVVNSAAGQMSGFTSWGLTPNLDFKPEITAPGGQIYSTLDNNEYGVKSGTSMAAPHVAGGSALVLQRVDEEFGFDGAARSKLAKKLLLNTAKPVEFDGAPVSPRRQGAGLMQLHEALSTPVTVTDSTTGEAKVALKEVTSNVVTFSLTAENHSDVAVTYNVSASAQTDTPVNGGGVFVSAPNMFGAMDLGAVASISSNTIEVPANGTATFEVTIDVSDLDEDLKSYFTNGYWLEGFVKLTDPTDTNPDLVVPYVGFKGEWNSAPIVDSPAWDPMSYYEMTGILTHTGEGSYDFLGVDQTTGELNPDLIAISPNGDGKNDSATYLLSLLRNAKKLNLNVLNSDGKVVREIASEEFVRKNYFDGGSGAQYYLYSDWTWDGTMHNGKRAPEGQYFMQVEATLDFDGAKAQSFTFPVKLDVTAPKVKTKLSKDNQSVSVDATDKTSGVAYWYVLVDGELVTEAPYVNGETEHVFAEKVTQGQEITIVAVDNAGNESSETVKIGNNGKGKN; encoded by the coding sequence ATGTTTAAAAGGATTACTACCGTTTTACTAGTTTTATTATTCGTATTTAGTAGCAGTATCAGTTTTGCCTCATCAGGACTTACTCCACTACAGTTAGATATACAAAAACCTGAACTTCAAAAAACAAATCTTTTAGCAACAGACCTACAAGACATTGATCCAAACAAAGAAGTCCGAATTATCATTGAATTGGACGGTGATGCACCTGTTGAAACAGCTACTAAAAAGGGTGTAAAGTACGACAACCTTTCTAAGGGTGAACGTAAACAATTAGAGAAGGCTGCTAAGGACAAACAAAAAGCAGCAAAGGATAAAATCAAAGGTAAAAACGTAGATATTGAATATCTACAAGAATTCAATGCCATTGTTAATGGCTTTAGTGCTAAAGTAAAGTACGGTGAAATCGCAAAAATTAAAGAAGTATCAGAAGTAAAGGGTGTATACCTTGCTACTGAGTACACACTTCCAACTGACAGCCCAGATATGAAATATAGTAAAGAGCTAGTACAAGCTCAACAAGCCTGGAGAGATTTCGGATACACTGGTGAAGGAATGGTTGTTGGAATCATAGATTCTGGTCTAGATCCAGCTCACAAAGATTTCCTTTTAACAAATCCATCAGCTGCAAAATTATCGGAAGATCGTGTTAATGAGGTTAAAGCTGAGTTTGATCTTCCAGGTAAATACATTAATGAAAAAGTTCCATATGCTTATAACTATATGGATAAAAACGATGTTATTCTTGACACCAACGCTGACACTGGTATGCACGGAATGCACGTAGGTGGAACGGTTGCTGCAAACGGTGACGAAGAAAACGGCGGCATTAAAGGTGTTGCACCAGAAGCGCAATTATTAGCATTACGTGTGTTCGGTAACAATGTAGCAACAACATATGGCGATATTTATATTAAAGCCATTGACGATGCTCTTAAATTAGGGGCGGACGTACTTAATATGAGTCTTGGTTCTACAGCTGGATTCGTTGACGCTTCATCTCCTGAGCAACAAGCGGTTAAACGTGCAGTTGATAATGGAGTTGTAATGTCCATTTCAGCTGGTAACTCAACTTACTTTGGAAACGGCTTTTTCTATCCATATGCTTCAAATCCTGATTACGGTTTAACTGGATCACCAAGCGTTTCCTACGATTCTACTTCAGTAGCTTCGTTTGAAAACACTTATATGGATGTAGATGCTATTGGTGTTAAAGTGGGTGATGCTGACGTAGAAAAAGTGATGTTTTTATCTGCTGGTCAAACGGCACCTTCAGGTGGTCCATTTGAATTAGTTCATGCTGAATTAGGAAATCCTGCTGATTTTGAAGGTAAAGACTTTAAGGGTAAATATGCATTAATTCAACGTGGTGCAATTGGATTCGTTGATAAAACTCTTAACGCTCAGGCAGCTGGTGCAGCTGGGGTTATTATCTATAACAATGCAAGTGGAACAGTAAACATGGCAACGGATGCTGCCATTAATATTCCGCAATTGTTCATGTTAAAAGCTGATGGAGACCGCTTTGCTGCTGCATTAAAAGAAGGAAAAGCTGTTTCAGTTAACTTCGGTGGCGATAAAATGACAGTTGTAAACAGTGCAGCTGGTCAAATGAGTGGATTCACATCATGGGGGCTTACGCCAAACCTGGATTTTAAACCAGAAATCACAGCACCAGGTGGACAAATTTACTCTACTCTTGATAATAATGAATATGGAGTAAAGAGTGGTACATCTATGGCTGCTCCACACGTTGCTGGTGGTTCAGCACTAGTATTACAAAGAGTTGACGAAGAATTTGGATTTGATGGTGCTGCAAGATCTAAACTTGCGAAAAAGTTATTATTAAACACTGCTAAGCCTGTAGAATTTGATGGAGCACCTGTATCTCCACGTCGTCAAGGTGCTGGATTAATGCAGCTTCATGAAGCATTATCAACTCCAGTTACAGTAACTGACTCAACTACTGGTGAAGCAAAAGTTGCTCTTAAAGAAGTTACTAGCAATGTTGTTACATTCTCTTTAACTGCTGAAAACCATTCTGATGTGGCTGTGACTTATAATGTGAGTGCAAGTGCACAAACAGATACCCCTGTAAACGGAGGCGGAGTGTTTGTATCAGCTCCTAATATGTTTGGAGCAATGGATTTAGGAGCTGTGGCATCTATTAGCAGCAACACAATAGAAGTACCTGCAAATGGTACAGCAACATTTGAAGTTACTATTGATGTTAGTGATTTGGATGAAGATTTAAAATCTTATTTCACAAACGGTTATTGGTTAGAAGGTTTTGTTAAGTTAACAGATCCAACTGATACAAATCCGGATTTAGTTGTACCTTATGTAGGATTTAAAGGTGAATGGAACTCAGCACCAATTGTAGACTCTCCAGCTTGGGATCCAATGTCATACTATGAAATGACAGGTATCCTTACTCACACTGGTGAAGGCAGCTACGATTTCTTAGGTGTTGACCAAACAACGGGTGAATTAAACCCGGATCTTATTGCTATCTCACCAAATGGTGATGGTAAGAATGACAGTGCAACTTACCTATTATCTCTACTTCGAAATGCCAAAAAATTAAATCTTAACGTATTAAATTCGGATGGAAAGGTAGTTAGAGAAATTGCTTCTGAAGAATTCGTACGTAAGAACTACTTTGATGGTGGCAGCGGAGCACAATACTACCTATATTCTGACTGGACATGGGATGGTACAATGCATAATGGTAAGAGAGCTCCAGAAGGACAATATTTCATGCAAGTAGAAGCAACTCTTGACTTTGATGGTGCTAAAGCTCAAAGCTTTACATTCCCAGTGAAGCTAGATGTAACAGCACCTAAAGTTAAAACGAAGTTAAGTAAAGACAATCAATCAGTTTCAGTTGATGCTACAGATAAAACAAGTGGTGTTGCATACTGGTATGTGTTGGTTGATGGAGAACTTGTTACAGAAGCACCATATGTAAATGGTGAAACAGAGCATGTTTTTGCTGAAAAAGTTACTCAAGGTCAAGAAATTACGATCGTTGCAGTTGATAATGCAGGTAATGAATCTTCAGAGACTGTAAAAATCGGTAACAACGGTAAAGGGAAAAATTAA
- a CDS encoding YveK family protein has protein sequence MEETITLRELFQTIKKHLWSITLITVIATATSGIVSYFFLTPIYQSSTQILVNQTKSDQQAYNYNEVQTNLQLVNTYNVIIKSPAILELVVRELDLDLTTEELNKQISVAAEKNSQVISISVQDSNPAQAAAIANTTASVFKSEIVKIMSVDNVSVLSEAVVKETPTPIKPRPALNMAIALVVGLMAGVGLAFLLEFLDNTIKTEQDIEKLLELPVLGAIAVIDHEKEEQASTAKRQSRVRGENVGA, from the coding sequence ATGGAAGAAACAATTACCTTACGAGAATTATTTCAGACGATCAAAAAACATCTTTGGTCAATTACATTAATAACAGTCATTGCTACAGCGACAAGTGGGATTGTTAGTTACTTCTTTTTAACACCAATCTATCAATCTTCTACTCAGATTCTAGTAAATCAAACCAAATCAGACCAACAGGCATATAACTATAATGAAGTACAAACAAATTTACAGTTAGTTAATACGTATAATGTAATTATTAAAAGTCCGGCTATATTAGAACTTGTTGTAAGAGAACTTGATTTAGATCTAACAACTGAGGAGTTAAATAAACAAATTTCAGTAGCAGCAGAGAAAAACTCACAAGTAATTTCAATTTCAGTGCAAGATTCAAATCCTGCACAAGCAGCTGCAATTGCTAATACAACAGCAAGTGTTTTTAAAAGTGAAATTGTAAAAATCATGAGTGTCGATAATGTTAGTGTATTATCTGAAGCAGTTGTAAAAGAAACGCCGACACCAATTAAGCCACGTCCAGCACTAAACATGGCGATTGCCTTGGTCGTAGGACTTATGGCAGGGGTTGGGCTAGCTTTCTTACTAGAATTCCTTGATAACACAATTAAAACAGAGCAAGACATTGAAAAACTTCTAGAACTACCAGTATTAGGAGCAATTGCAGTTATTGATCATGAAAAAGAAGAACAAGCAAGCACTGCAAAAAGACAAAGCAGAGTAAGAGGTGAAAACGTTGGCGCGTAA
- a CDS encoding CpsD/CapB family tyrosine-protein kinase, giving the protein MARKTLREKFQQANRSLITMTNSKSPISEQYRTIRTNIQFSTVDQEIRSLMVTSAGPGEGKSTTTANIAVVFAQQGKKVLLIDADLRKPTAHYTFRVDNNVGLTNVLLKQTTLPMAVRETHQENLYVLPSGPIPPNPAELLGSRSMEQLGNQVFEEFDMVIFDTPPVLAVTDAQILANKSDGIVLVVSSGTTENEAAIKAKELLVNAKGKILGVVLNNKKMKDSQYYYYYGAK; this is encoded by the coding sequence TTGGCGCGTAAAACATTAAGAGAAAAATTTCAACAAGCGAACCGTAGCTTAATTACAATGACGAACTCAAAATCACCTATTTCTGAACAATACCGTACGATTCGTACCAACATCCAGTTTTCGACAGTTGACCAAGAGATTCGCTCATTAATGGTAACTTCTGCTGGTCCTGGTGAAGGAAAATCAACAACAACAGCTAATATCGCTGTAGTATTTGCACAGCAAGGGAAAAAAGTACTGTTAATCGATGCGGATTTAAGAAAGCCAACGGCTCATTATACATTTAGAGTTGATAATAATGTTGGATTAACAAATGTTCTTTTAAAGCAAACAACACTACCAATGGCTGTTAGAGAAACGCACCAAGAAAATTTATATGTTTTGCCAAGTGGACCAATTCCTCCAAATCCAGCTGAATTACTTGGATCACGTTCAATGGAACAGTTAGGGAACCAAGTATTTGAAGAATTTGATATGGTCATTTTTGATACACCACCTGTTCTTGCTGTAACAGATGCCCAAATTCTTGCGAACAAAAGTGATGGAATTGTCTTAGTTGTGTCAAGTGGAACAACTGAGAATGAGGCAGCAATAAAAGCGAAAGAACTTCTTGTTAATGCCAAGGGTAAGATACTAGGTGTTGTACTAAATAATAAGAAGATGAAAGATAGCCAATATTACTATTATTATGGTGCAAAATAA
- a CDS encoding tyrosine-protein phosphatase — protein sequence MIDIHSHILYGVDDGAKDLNDSIEMAKAAVDEGITTIIATPHFNGKYVNYKQEIINKVARLNKVIQEKQIPLTILPGQEPRIYGDLLEDYNNGQVLTLNDAGKYMLIELPSNHVPRYTEKLLFDLQINGITPIIVHPERNQEIIENPDKLYQFVKKGACTQVTAASLAGYFGKKIKKFSLQLIEANLTHFVASDAHNLTGRSFKMREAYGLVEKEFGMSVVYLFQENAELSLGGKSILKEFPEQIKSKRILGLF from the coding sequence ATGATAGATATTCATAGCCATATCCTCTATGGAGTAGATGATGGTGCGAAAGACCTAAATGATAGCATTGAAATGGCGAAGGCTGCAGTGGATGAAGGAATTACAACAATCATTGCAACGCCCCATTTTAATGGGAAGTACGTAAATTATAAACAAGAGATCATAAATAAGGTTGCTAGACTAAACAAAGTTATACAAGAAAAACAAATCCCACTAACCATCCTACCAGGTCAAGAACCACGAATTTACGGTGATTTACTAGAAGACTACAATAACGGTCAAGTACTTACATTAAATGATGCAGGGAAATACATGCTTATTGAGTTACCATCCAACCATGTCCCTAGATATACAGAGAAGTTACTATTTGATTTGCAAATTAATGGAATCACACCGATCATTGTACATCCTGAACGAAATCAGGAAATCATTGAGAATCCTGATAAGTTATACCAGTTTGTGAAAAAGGGAGCATGTACTCAAGTGACAGCTGCTAGTTTAGCTGGCTACTTTGGGAAGAAGATAAAGAAGTTTTCACTGCAATTAATAGAAGCGAATCTTACACACTTTGTGGCGAGTGATGCTCATAATCTTACAGGTCGATCGTTTAAAATGAGAGAAGCGTATGGATTGGTTGAGAAAGAGTTTGGTATGAGTGTTGTCTATCTATTTCAAGAGAATGCAGAGTTATCGTTGGGAGGTAAAAGTATATTGAAAGAGTTTCCTGAACAGATAAAAAGTAAAAGGATTTTGGGATTGTTTTAA
- a CDS encoding DUF1659 domain-containing protein, with translation MAQTYLQDVQLRLVLETGVDSEGKPLLKGKSYNNINSKATADQLFAVANAIASLQTLSLHTIEKNDSFILGA, from the coding sequence ATGGCACAAACATACTTACAAGATGTACAACTTCGATTAGTGTTAGAAACTGGCGTTGACAGTGAAGGTAAGCCGCTATTAAAAGGAAAAAGCTACAACAACATCAATTCAAAAGCAACAGCAGATCAGCTTTTTGCAGTAGCGAATGCAATCGCAAGTCTACAAACGTTATCACTTCACACAATCGAGAAAAACGACTCTTTCATTTTAGGAGCGTAA
- a CDS encoding DUF2922 domain-containing protein gives MAKVLEMQFTNLEGKVARVTIENPIEPVDPIALAAAMDTIITNDVFITSGGGFVAKHGARVVERNVVDVELA, from the coding sequence ATGGCGAAGGTGTTAGAGATGCAGTTTACGAACTTAGAAGGTAAAGTTGCGAGAGTTACAATTGAAAACCCAATCGAGCCAGTTGATCCAATCGCACTAGCAGCTGCAATGGATACGATTATTACTAATGATGTATTCATCACTTCAGGTGGTGGATTTGTTGCAAAACATGGCGCACGCGTAGTTGAGCGTAATGTGGTAGATGTTGAATTAGCATAA
- a CDS encoding YvrJ family protein, translating into MEQWLPFIQEVGFPILVTFYLLHRIETKLDSVIESIQTLPVRVLEEPTQMKRTV; encoded by the coding sequence ATGGAGCAATGGTTACCATTCATTCAAGAAGTAGGTTTTCCGATTCTAGTGACATTTTATCTCTTGCATCGTATTGAAACGAAGCTTGATAGTGTCATAGAATCGATTCAAACCCTGCCGGTGAGAGTGTTGGAAGAACCGACGCAGATGAAAAGGACTGTGTGA
- a CDS encoding sigma-70 family RNA polymerase sigma factor, with amino-acid sequence MEIKQMTFEEIVEQHQPLVLKIINSLCIYKERDVYLQIGLVALWEAQKRYNPDMGAFSTFAYITIKGRIQTFLTKETTYYDRHQGVKKESYFDIVDERSSILLNEDILEIYCSELSENQRKWVKGKIIEDKTSKEIALEHGVSLEKVKSWRREAVKKLRKTMINTLS; translated from the coding sequence ATGGAAATTAAGCAAATGACGTTTGAAGAAATAGTTGAACAGCACCAGCCTCTTGTGTTGAAAATCATAAATTCTCTATGTATTTATAAGGAACGCGATGTCTATCTTCAGATTGGACTTGTTGCTTTGTGGGAAGCACAGAAAAGATACAATCCAGATATGGGGGCCTTTTCGACGTTTGCCTATATAACAATAAAGGGAAGGATACAAACTTTTCTGACGAAGGAAACTACTTATTATGATCGTCATCAAGGGGTGAAAAAGGAAAGTTATTTTGATATCGTTGATGAGAGGTCTAGTATTTTACTAAATGAGGATATTCTTGAGATCTATTGCTCGGAGTTATCTGAGAACCAACGAAAGTGGGTAAAGGGTAAAATCATCGAGGACAAAACAAGTAAGGAGATTGCTTTAGAACATGGGGTTTCACTGGAAAAAGTTAAATCATGGAGACGCGAAGCAGTAAAGAAACTTCGAAAGACAATGATAAATACACTTAGCTAG
- a CDS encoding AimR family lysis-lysogeny pheromone receptor, which yields MDLHIKTRLSKALADTSITVTELSKTLEINRSTLNKFLNGERVLGLEELLKVLDFLIPIYSERYNLLKAISLEYKTIQPLKTMLEIARLNRDPSFEKEIISIIRKASKQKDREWADFYEIFSNYREGKVDGEQFYSEVISFKTQSEELQAYRQYTIAFYYLVIEMNPVKAKLQLEKCKDAIFNLPETLLKKCFKYKWYDQMGTLVMKVGTPTEETLEEARNYFKKALEHSILDFTNYLTRYNIGTTYQYNQPMKFYEILNDALEFIKKHGITIPHEGFYRSVFLPLCLVQAEEYDRVEINSLHILPKALYYSQKGKIEELQNLIENADKEVSENSFIQYCLGSVKKDIPLLLKSFVQCIEEYDLLTARYPMNELLSMGFTQDMLESIIQLKFNQGRLQMFH from the coding sequence ATGGATCTACATATTAAAACAAGATTAAGTAAAGCATTGGCAGATACCTCTATTACAGTTACTGAACTAAGTAAAACACTGGAAATTAATCGTTCCACCCTAAATAAGTTTTTGAATGGGGAAAGAGTCCTCGGCCTTGAAGAGCTTCTAAAGGTTCTAGATTTCCTTATTCCAATATACAGTGAAAGATACAATTTATTAAAAGCAATATCGTTAGAATACAAGACGATTCAACCATTAAAAACGATGCTTGAAATCGCAAGGTTAAATCGAGACCCTTCTTTCGAGAAGGAGATTATAAGTATTATTCGAAAAGCGTCAAAACAAAAAGACCGTGAATGGGCTGACTTTTACGAAATCTTCTCAAATTATCGTGAAGGTAAGGTAGATGGAGAGCAGTTTTATAGCGAAGTCATTTCATTCAAAACTCAATCAGAAGAACTACAAGCGTATCGTCAATATACAATTGCATTTTACTATCTAGTTATTGAAATGAATCCAGTAAAAGCAAAACTTCAATTAGAAAAGTGTAAAGATGCTATTTTCAATTTACCTGAAACTCTATTAAAAAAATGCTTTAAATATAAATGGTATGATCAAATGGGTACCCTGGTGATGAAAGTTGGTACACCAACGGAAGAGACTTTAGAGGAAGCAAGAAACTATTTCAAAAAAGCACTTGAACATTCGATACTTGATTTTACGAACTATCTAACTCGCTATAATATTGGTACTACCTATCAATATAATCAGCCGATGAAGTTTTATGAAATATTAAATGATGCATTAGAGTTTATAAAAAAGCATGGTATTACGATCCCTCATGAAGGATTTTACCGATCCGTGTTTTTACCCTTATGCCTTGTACAAGCTGAGGAATATGACAGAGTTGAAATTAATTCATTACACATCCTACCTAAAGCTCTCTATTACTCACAAAAAGGGAAGATTGAGGAGCTGCAAAATCTAATTGAAAATGCGGACAAAGAGGTTAGTGAAAATAGCTTTATTCAATATTGTCTAGGTTCTGTTAAAAAAGATATCCCGTTGCTTCTTAAATCCTTTGTGCAGTGTATTGAAGAATATGACCTCTTAACAGCACGATACCCAATGAACGAATTGCTATCGATGGGCTTTACACAAGACATGCTCGAATCAATCATCCAATTAAAATTCAACCAAGGTAGACTACAAATGTTCCACTAA